A region from the Rosa rugosa chromosome 6, drRosRugo1.1, whole genome shotgun sequence genome encodes:
- the LOC133714586 gene encoding plastidial pyruvate kinase 2 has protein sequence MAQVVAMRAIQSSILCPGSGSAQGRSSDKLKPPSFASRVLANEEKKSTSRKVVGGRRMRSEIAAKRPLQTEVVPMSPEDLPKIEEQFQQLQTIQQYGDTSVGMWSKPTVRRKTKIVCTIGPSTNTREMIWKLAEAGMNVARMNMSHGDHASHQKVIDLVKEYNEQSKDNVIAIMLDTKGPEVRSGDLPQPINLAPGQEFTFTIQRGVGTAECVSVNYDDFVNDVEVGDMLLVDGGMMSFLVKSKTADSVKCEVVDGGELKSRRHLNVRGKSATLASITEKDWEDIKFGVDNKVDFYAVSFVKDAEVVHELKNYLRSCNADIHVIVKIESADSIPNLHSIITASDGAMVARGDLGAELPVEEVPLLQEEIIRLCRSMGKAVIVATNMLESMIVHPTPTRAEVSDIAIAVREGADAVMLSGETANGKYPLKAVKVMHTVALRTEATVAGGHMPANLGKAFKNHMSEMFAYHATMMSNTLGTSIVVFTRSGFMAILLSHFRPSGTIFAFTNDKRIQQRLALYEGVCPIYMEFVDDAEKSFTNALAVLQKQGMVKAGEEVALVQSGRQPIWRLQSTHNIQVRKV, from the exons ATGGCTCAGGTGGTGGCTATGAGAGCGATTCAGAGCTCGATCCTGTGCCCCGGGTCCGGATCCGCCCAGGGACGGAGCTCCGATAAGCTCAAGCCGCCGAGCTTCGCTTCCAGAGTTCTGGCgaatgaggagaagaagagcaCCAGCCGGAAAGTGGTCGGCGGCAGAAGGATGAGGTCTGAGATCGCCGCCAAGCGGCCGTTACAGACCGAGGTCGTTCCGATGTCGCCCGAGGACTTGCCCAAG ATAGAGGAGCAATTCCAGCAATTACAGACGATTCAGCAATATGGTGACACTTCAGTGGGGATGTGGTCAAAGCCAACAGTGAGACGTAAGACCAAGATTGTGTGCACAATTGGTCCTTCCACCAACACTCGTGAAATGATCTGGAAGTTGGCTGAGGCGGGGATGAATGTTGCGCGGATGAATATGTCCCACGGAGATCATGCGTCTCATCAGAAGGTTATTGACTTGGTTAAGGAATATAATGAGCAATCCAAGGACAATGTCATTGCAATCATGCTTGATACCAAG GGCCCTGAGGTTAGGAGTGGTGATCTGCCCCAGCCAATTAATTTGGCCCCTGGGCAGGAATTTACTTTTACGATTCAGAGAGGGGTTGGAACAGCAGAGTGTGTTAGTGTGAACTATGATGATTTTGTTAATGATGTGGAAGTGGGTGACATGCTTCTGGTTGATG GTGGTATGATGTCATTTTTGGTGAAGTCCAAGACAGCAGACTCAGTGAAATGTGAAGTTGTCGATGGAGGAGAACTTAAGTCTAGGCGGCACTTGAATGTGCGAGGGAAAAGTGCAACATTGGCTTCTATCACTG AGAAAGATTGGGAAGATATCAAATTTGGAGTGGATAATAAAGTTGACTTCTATGCAGTTTCGTTTGTTAAAGATGCAGAAGTTGTTCATGAATTGAAGAATTATCTGCGAA GCTGTAATGCGGATATACATGTTATtgtaaaaattgaaagtgcagacTCGATCCCAAATTTGCATTCGATTATCACAGCATCTGATGGG GCCATGGTTGCAAGAGGAGATCTTGGTGCAGAACTCCCTGTTGAAGAGGTCCCACTTCTGCAG GAAGAGATAATCAGGCTATGCCGTAGCATGGGGAAGGCTGTTATTGTTGCAACAAATATGCTTGAGAGCATGATTGTTCACCCAACCCCAACCAGAGCTGAGGTATCAGACATTGCCATTGCTGTCCGGGAGGGTGCTGATGCAGTTATGCTTTCGGGAGAAACTGCTAATGGAAA GTATCCGCTGAAAGCCGTGAAAGTTATGCACACTGTTGCTCTGCGGACAGAGGCAACCGTCGCAGGTGGCCACATGCCAGCCAATCTTGGCAAAGCTTTTAAG AATCATATGAGCGAGATGTTTGCTTACCATGCAACCATGATGTCCAATACTCTTGGAACCTCAATCGTCGTGTTCACTAGATCTGGTTTCATGGCTATTCTATTGAGCCATTTTCGTCCTTCTGGGACAATATTTGCTTTTACAAACGA TAAGAGGATACAACAGAGACTGGCTCTGTATGAAGGTGTATGTCCCATATACATGGAGTTTGTAGATGATGCTGAAAAAAGCTTCACTAATGCCTTGGCCGTGCTGCAG AAGCAAGGAATGGTAAAGGCAGGAGAAGAGGTCGCACTCGTTCAGAGTGGCAGACAGCCCATTTGGCGGCTCCAGTCCACTCACAATATTCAAGTGCGCAAAGTCTAG
- the LOC133717001 gene encoding hevamine-A-like, protein MGLALSQIIWSNFQAYEQLQTPIKKEATTIINLSKNGHVSYSLVLISFLVLIQPSHGGGIAIYWGQNGNEGTLKQTCATGKYKYVNIAFLNVFGSGQTPQINLAGHCNPASNGCAAVGPEVTFCQSLGVKVFLSLGGGIGNYSLSSASDANYVANYLWNSFLGGKGKGTDKSTTTRPFGDAVLDGIDFDIEQGANPYWDDLARYLKAYSKPRRAVYLAAAPQCPFPDAFVGGAISTGLFDYVWVQFYNNPPCQYSSGNTDNILNSWNKWTTSIQAGKIFLGLPAAPAAAGSGFIPATVLNSKILPVIKKSSKYGGVMLWSKYYDDQSGYSSSIIKNV, encoded by the coding sequence ATGGGTTTGGCCTTAAGCCAGATCATCTGGTCAAATTTTCAAGCCTATGAGCAACTCCAAACCCCTATAAAAAAAGAAGCAACCACTATCATCAACCTCAGCAAAAATGGCCACGTCTCCTATTCCCTTGTCCTAATCTCATTTCTGGTCCTAATCCAACCCTCTCACGGTGGTGGCATAGccatctattgggggcaaaacgGGAACGAAGGAACCCTAAAGCAAACGTGCGCCACCGGAAAATACAAGTACGTGAACATAGCCTTCCTCAACGTCTTCGGCAGCGGCCAAACACCACAAATCAACCTAGCAGGCCACTGCAACCCAGCCTCGAATGGTTGTGCCGCTGTTGGCCCCGAAGTCACATTCTGCCAGAGCCTAGGAGTCAAGGTGTTCCTCTCCCTCGGCGGCGGCATCGGAAACTACTCTTTATCTTCTGCTTCTGATGCAAATTATGTAGCCAATTACCTCTGGAATAGTTTCCTGGGCGGAAAAGGAAAAGGCACAGACAAATCTACTACTACACGTCCCTTCGGCGACGCCGTTTTGGACGGGATAGATTTCGACATAGAGCAAGGTGCAAATCCATATTGGGATGACCTTGCACGTTATCTCAAGGCGTATAGCAAACCAAGAAGAGCTGTGTACTTAGCTGCAGCTCCTCAGTGTCCATTTCCCGATGCGTTCGTCGGCGGTGCGATTAGTACGGGGCTTTTCGACTATGTTTGGGTTCAGTTCTACAACAATCCTCCATGCCAGTATAGCTCAGGTAACACTGACAATATTCTAAACTCGTGGAATAAATGGACTACGTCTATACAAGCAGGGAAGATATTCCTGGGGTTGCCGGCGGCTCCAGCGGCGGCTGGAAGTGGGTTCATTCCGGCTACGGTGCTGAATTCTAAGATACTTCCGGTGATAAAGAAGTCGTCGAAGTATGGTGGCGTGATGTTGTGGTCAAAGTATTATGATGATCAAAGTGGTTATAGTTCCTCCATTATAAAAAATGTATGA
- the LOC133717105 gene encoding uncharacterized protein LOC133717105 — protein sequence MAADSNSGDPISDYGRTQRIVLLIDLNPLLHLQDPTPFLTSLLSSIKTLTSFPPLSFSLFAFRPFFSSLSPLLSSSKLPASSLSLSFNPPDSTFLSLSQTLASLSFDRNPSLTGSDSPRASFVAAAMRQLVHDYAWDAPICDPATGTFSNCGALRSNLVVLFSPVCGSLKFVSEFLNVGVGDECLGDLNAFCERFRAVFENVDEAFGSRDIQLSWVDVRYELECGENKVGLKCGFFERGIESLGWGFCSSDSIVLGSALVPFGLIYPEIGVSSKIFGDHSKKVRGQLSLEISDVMGMPLEGKFCDLELAELKMLPRSRADDGLFSVESMKSQARGHEVKRLFWGSVGNGVSKIQVKALQKDSEFVKFKGRLSDPILVYEVSGRDGKEVCGGVFVDKVLEMLSVELGEFLPRKLAPVWQIVLSFLYRDGCWALVSISNDSGVSHTGILKPFTISSALLFILDEGFHPHKKGHGIGAVNVGQSRPKMNHKICKPDVDLNNLCGSQTEPTPSDKHSAEIDGKKKSSKRNSHSLQDLTWSAFCKAAFEYSDLHLEEVYFARQRSSSKKLKFLKCWMKQIKKVKYPITEESKAHQENQKEMGNRLDVLQQESEQPMSSSGSAGENSLTVALGVQDEAAQEYRLETSEAFFSNFSNKIRQGLESEAVDLGAFAHRLVSQSISLLNQKHSTTTPSENQTLVKSDNIDDLVAAELLELLLRDPKDMVATHKSYDPSFQASDPGSEGFTSEIIVREYELQIFFRMEILQSEVGASIKDSVKQKFVKHICMLLETIRVRCHLEGGFFGDWTLENYAGKIIKSRYCQTLEDVVHKIYTKMDLLLFDDEEELSNNLFNSEDSNQSYREKPGKDEVGENSRIKELVSAEDESPDLGKHYNGRPSAQVVKQEEHARKLIEAQESRERARRFASFTSRVADLQRVWAPKQPKAFKPKSNSLPKPAKRKDHTDSYYERVLETPMTENKRIHIDDEDYQDYGSRSVSKSLFQDD from the exons ATGGCGGCCGATTCAAATTCCGGCGATCCAATCTCCGACTACGGCCGCACCCAGCGGATCGTGCTCCTAATCGACCTAAACCCACTCCTCCATCTCCAAGACCCAACCCCATTTCtcacctctctcctctcctccatcaaaaccctaacctccttccctcctctctctttctctctcttcgcctTCAGGCCCTTCTTctcgtctctctctcctctcctctcctcctccAAGCTCCCCGcttcctctctctccctctccttcaacCCCCCGGACTCTACTTTCCTCTCgctctctcaaaccctagcctctcTCTCCTTTGACCGGAACCCTAGCTTGACCGGATCCGACTCGCCGCGGGCTTCGTTCGTCGCGGCGGCGATGCGGCAACTCGTCCACGACTACGCTTGGGACGCGCCGATCTGCGATCCGGCGACCGGTACGTTTTCGAATTGTGGTGCTTTGAGGTCTAATTTGGTTGTCCTGTTTTCGCCGGTGTGTGGGTCTTTGaaatttgtgagtgagttcTTGAATGTGGGAGTGGGTGATGAGTGTTTGGGAGATTTGAATGCGTTTTGTGAGAGATTTCGAGCGGTTTTCGAGAATGTGGATGAGGCATTTGGTAGTAGAGATATTCAATTGAGTTGGGTTGATGTGAGGTATGAATTGGAGTGTGGTGAGAATAAGGTTGGATTGAAATGTGGTTTTTTCGAGAGGGGGATTGAGAGTTTAGGATGGGGGTTTTGCTCCTCTGATTCGATTGTGCTTGGTTCGGCTCTTGTTCCGTTTGGTTTGATTTATCCAGAGATTGGGGTTTCGTCGAAGATTTTTGGGGATCATAGTAAGAAGGTTAGAGGGCAATTGAGTCTTGAAATATCAGATGTTATGGGGATGCCTTTGGAGGGCAAGTTTTGTGATCTTGAGTTGGCTGAGTTGAAAATGTTGCCTAGAAGTAGAGCTGATGATGGTTTGTTTTCCGTGGAAAGCATGAAGTCGCAAGCAAGAGGTCATGAGGTGAAGAGGCTGTTCTGGGGAAGTGTTGGCAATGGAGTGTCGAAGATTCAGGTTAAGGCTTTGCAAAAGGACAGTGAGTTTGTGAAATTCAAGGGGCGGTTATCGGATCCGATTCTTGTCTATGAAGTTTCAGGAAGAGATGGGAAAGAAGTTTGTGGTGGTGTTTTTGTAGATAAGGTTCTTGAAATGCTATCAGTGGAATTGGGTGAGTTTTTACCGAGGAAATTGGCGCCTGTTTGGCAGATTGTCTTGAGTTTTTTATACAGGGACGGTTGCTGGGCATTGGTGTCTATTTCAAATGATAGTGGTGTATCGCATACTGGAATCCTTAAGCCTTTTACAATTTCTTCAGctcttttgtttattttggaTGAAGGATTTCACCCTCACAAAAAAGGGCATGGCATTGGTGCAGTGAATGTGGGTCAATCTCGTCCAAAGATGAACCATAAGATATGCAAACCTGATGTTGATTTGAACAACTTGTGCGGGTCTCAAACTGAGCCTACACCATCTGATAAGCATTCTGCAGAGATtgatggaaagaagaaaagtagcAAAAGAAATTCACATTCACTCCAAGACCTCACCTGGAGTGCTTTCTGTAAGGCAGCATTTGAATATTCAGACTTACATTTGGAAGAGGTTTACTTTGCCAGGCAACGCAGCAGCTCAAAAAAGTTGAAATTTCTGAAATGCTGGATGAAACAGATAAAAAAAGTGAAGTATCCAATAACGGAGGAGTCCAAGGCACACCAGGAAAACCAAAAGGAGATGGGCAATAGGTTGGATGTGTTGCAGCAAGAGAGTGAACAACCGATGTCATCatctggttcagctggagaaaATTCTTTGACTGTGGCTTTGGGAGTACAGGATGAAGCTGCTCAGGAATATAGATTAGAAACCTCGGAAGCTTTTTTCAGTAATTTCTCCAATAAGATTCGACAAGGGCTTGAATCTGAAGCAGTAGACTTGGGGGCTTTCGCACATCGGCTTGTGAGTCAATCTATATCTTTGTTGAATCAAAAGCATAGCACAACAACCCCTTCAGAGAATCAAACTCTTGTAAAATCTGACAATATTGATGATTTGGTTGCTGCTGAGCTGTTAGAACTTTTACTCAGAGATCCCAAGGATATGGTTGCAACGCACAAAAGCTATGACCCATCTTTTCAAGCATCTGATCCAGGATCTGAAGGATTTACTTCAGAAATAATAGTTCGAGA ATATGAATTACAGATATTTTTCCGCATGGAGATTTTACAATCAGAAGTTGGAGCAAGTATCAAAGATTCTGTGAAACAGAAGTTTGTGAAACATATTTGCATGCTTTTGGAGACCATTCGTGTTCGATGTCATCTGGAGGGAGGCTTCTTTGGTGACTGGACCCTAGAAAATTATGCTGGAAAGATTATAAAAAGCAG GTACTGTCAGACTCTTGAAGATGTGGTTCATAAAATTTACACAAAAATGGATCTGTTGCTGTTTGATGATGAGGAAGAACTCTCTAATAATCTATTCAACAGCGAGGATAGCAATCAATCCTACAGAGAAAAACCAGGGAAAGATGAGGTGGGTGAAAATAGTAGAATCAAGGAATTAGTATCAGCAGAAGATGAATCCCCTGATCTGGGAAAACATTACAATGGAAGACCAAGTGCTCAAGTGGTTAAACAAGAGGAGCATGCTCGCAAGTTGATTGAAGCTCAAGAGAGTAGAGAGAGGGCTAGGAGATTTGCTTCTTTTACAAGTAGGGTAGCTGATTTGCAGCGAGTTTGGGCCCCAAAACAGCCTAAGGCGTTCAAGCCAAAATCAAATTCTCTTCCAAAGCCGGCTAAGAGGAAGGACCATACAGATTCCTATTATGAGAGAGTATTAGAAACCCCAATGACAGAAAATAAACGAATCCACATCGATGATGAAGATTACCAAGACTATGGAAGCCGTTCTGTTTCTAAATCATTGTTTCAGGATGACTAG
- the LOC133717002 gene encoding uncharacterized protein LOC133717002, with amino-acid sequence MANTSLPMFKTTHALRSLVGSINKYSTELKAESFLSLKKRSTVFFSVSPKATPFRLVRSSRRLATPVFSKSSEAEEVSAAPEDEWLKRLPDKKKPLYSHSLPCIEAWLRSLGFFQSREDRAVWLIEKPEWHAQLSLDVTDLYVRYLKTGPGNLEKDMERRFSYALSREDIENAVLGGP; translated from the exons ATGGCGAATACTTCGCTACCCATGTTCAAGACTACTCATGCATTAAGGTCTTTGGTTGGTTCAATTAACAAG TATTCTACTGAGCTCAAAGCTGaaagctttctctctctaaaaaaaaGGTCGACCGTCTTCTTCTCCGTTTCGCCTAAAGCGACGCCGTTTCGGCTCGTTCGGTCTTCGAGAAGGCTCGCGACTCCGGTGTTCTCGAAGTCGTCAGAGGCGGAGGAGGTCTCGGCGGCGCCGGAGGACGAGTGGCTGAAGAGGCTACCGGACAAGAAGAAGCCTCTGTACTCTCACAGTCTTCCTTGCATTGAGGCCTGGCTGAGAAGCTTGGGGTTTTTCCAGAGCAGAGAGGACCGGGCCGTTTGGCTGATCGAAAAGCCCGAGTGGCATGCCCAGCTCTCTCTCGACGTCACCGATCTCTATGTCAG GTATCTGAAGACCGGACCTGGAAATCTTGAAAAGGATATGGAGAGGAGGTTTAGCTATGCACTGAGCAGAGAGGACATCGAAAATGCAGTGCTTGGAGGTCCCTGA